A section of the Alphaproteobacteria bacterium genome encodes:
- a CDS encoding UPF0262 family protein — MANDAGKRIATKRLPAAGFGESRQRIQRLELDERVFIRRTPEVEHERAVAIFDILEQNHFSPKGHEGGPYNLVLSLEDNRLVFDVSDQEGQPVSRFSLSLKPLRQVVKDYFLVCESYYSAIKTAPPSQIEAIDMGRRSLHNEGSEQLRETLAERIELDFDTARRLFTLLCVLHVRG; from the coding sequence ATGGCGAATGACGCGGGAAAGCGCATTGCGACGAAACGGCTGCCCGCGGCGGGGTTCGGCGAATCGCGCCAGCGCATCCAGCGTCTCGAACTGGATGAACGCGTCTTCATCCGGCGCACGCCGGAGGTCGAACATGAACGCGCTGTCGCGATCTTCGATATCCTCGAGCAGAATCATTTCTCGCCCAAAGGCCATGAGGGCGGGCCGTACAATCTTGTGCTTTCGCTCGAAGATAACCGTCTTGTGTTCGATGTCAGCGACCAGGAGGGTCAGCCCGTGTCCAGGTTCTCCCTGTCGTTGAAGCCGCTGCGCCAGGTGGTGAAGGACTACTTCCTTGTGTGCGAGAGCTATTATTCCGCGATCAAGACGGCTCCACCCTCGCAGATCGAAGCGATCGATATGGGCCGGCGGTCGCTTCACAACGAAGGCTCGGAGCAGCTTCGCGAAACACTGGCCGAGCGGATAGAACTCGATTTCGACACGGCCCGGCGTCTTTTCACGCTGCTGTGCGTGTTGCACGTTCGGGGATAG
- a CDS encoding DUF2948 family protein encodes MTTEAPLRLRARDKADIETLSLLLQDAVVALADIAYVPEEGLFALTASRFCWENLRYGPLSRGLHARPRFARVLSGFAVHHVRSVQRRALEEAAKGGFLELLALSLENRPAGADDGTLVLRLTFAGGASLRLTLSALSCELEDLADPWPTRWRPWHG; translated from the coding sequence ATGACCACCGAGGCTCCTCTCAGACTGCGCGCCCGGGACAAGGCGGATATCGAGACCTTGTCGCTGCTGCTGCAGGACGCGGTGGTGGCCCTGGCCGACATCGCCTATGTGCCGGAAGAGGGGCTGTTCGCCCTGACGGCAAGCCGGTTCTGTTGGGAAAACCTCCGGTACGGTCCGCTCAGCCGGGGCTTGCATGCCCGGCCCCGCTTCGCGCGGGTGCTGTCCGGTTTCGCCGTCCACCACGTCCGGTCGGTTCAGCGCCGCGCGCTGGAAGAGGCGGCAAAGGGCGGGTTTCTCGAACTCCTCGCCCTTTCCCTGGAGAACCGGCCGGCCGGCGCGGACGATGGCACCCTCGTGCTGCGCCTGACCTTTGCCGGCGGGGCAAGCCTGCGGCTGACCCTGTCCGCCCTGTCCTGCGAGCTGGAGGACCTGGCTGATCCGTGGCCCACCAGATGGCGGCCGTGGCACGGCTGA
- the hisD gene encoding histidinol dehydrogenase, with protein sequence MAHRLSTVDPDFEDRFAEIISVRRDQDEAVDDTVGRIIRDVRREGDKALVRLTREFDRFELTADALRVGAADIARACARVPAKTLDALDLAARRIETFHARQLPQDDRYTDDSGVELGARWRPVEAVGLYVPGGRAAYPSSVLMNALPAIVAGVTRLVMVVPTPGGELNPLVMAAADRVGVHEIYRIGGAQAVAALAYGTESIAPVDKIVGPGNAYVASAKRQVFGQVGIDLIAGPSEILVVADRGNDPEWTAVDLLSQAEHDPLAQAILLTDDRDYALAVEAAVESWLDKLPRAEIARASWLDFGVVIVVRDFDEAPRLIDRLAPEHLELAVADPETIASRVHNAGAIFMGYHTPEAIGDYVAGPNHVLPTSRAARFASGLGVLDFMKRTSVVRCLPRGLRKIGPAAVILAEAEGLGAHAESVRVRLDASDGE encoded by the coding sequence ATGGCGCATAGGTTGTCGACCGTTGATCCGGATTTCGAGGACCGGTTCGCCGAAATCATCTCTGTTCGCCGCGATCAGGATGAGGCGGTGGATGATACCGTCGGCCGCATCATCCGGGATGTCCGCCGCGAAGGCGACAAGGCGCTGGTGCGCCTGACGCGGGAATTCGACCGTTTCGAGCTCACCGCGGATGCACTTCGCGTCGGCGCGGCAGACATCGCCCGAGCTTGCGCCCGCGTGCCGGCCAAAACACTCGACGCCCTCGACCTCGCAGCCCGGCGGATCGAGACTTTTCACGCCCGGCAGCTTCCGCAGGACGACCGGTACACTGATGACAGCGGAGTCGAGCTGGGCGCGCGCTGGCGCCCGGTCGAGGCGGTCGGCCTTTATGTTCCGGGCGGGCGGGCCGCCTATCCAAGCTCTGTTCTGATGAATGCACTGCCCGCTATCGTCGCGGGGGTGACGCGCCTCGTGATGGTCGTGCCGACTCCGGGAGGCGAACTCAACCCGCTGGTCATGGCCGCGGCCGATCGTGTGGGCGTTCACGAGATTTATCGCATCGGGGGTGCGCAGGCGGTGGCCGCGCTCGCTTACGGGACGGAATCGATTGCGCCGGTCGACAAGATCGTCGGGCCGGGAAATGCCTATGTGGCTTCGGCCAAACGTCAGGTTTTCGGACAGGTAGGCATCGACCTTATCGCCGGTCCGTCGGAAATTCTCGTGGTCGCCGACCGCGGCAATGATCCCGAATGGACGGCGGTGGACCTTCTCAGTCAGGCGGAACACGACCCGCTGGCTCAGGCCATCCTGCTGACCGACGACCGCGATTACGCACTGGCGGTCGAGGCGGCCGTCGAGTCCTGGCTCGACAAGTTGCCGCGCGCCGAGATCGCGCGGGCGAGCTGGCTGGATTTCGGTGTCGTGATCGTGGTCCGCGATTTCGACGAGGCGCCGCGCCTCATCGACCGCCTCGCGCCCGAGCACCTTGAGCTTGCCGTGGCCGATCCCGAAACGATTGCGTCGCGCGTTCACAACGCCGGCGCCATCTTCATGGGTTATCATACGCCCGAAGCCATCGGTGATTACGTCGCCGGCCCCAATCATGTCCTGCCGACATCGCGGGCGGCCCGCTTCGCGTCGGGCCTGGGCGTTCTCGACTTTATGAAACGCACCTCGGTCGTCCGTTGTCTGCCCCGGGGGCTGCGCAAGATCGGCCCGGCGGCCGTCATCCTGGCAGAAGCCGAGGGGCTGGGTGCTCATGCGGAATCCGTGCGGGTTCGGCTGGACGCGTCGGATGGCGAATGA
- a CDS encoding low molecular weight phosphatase family protein translates to MTSRPSAILFACTSNAVRSPMAEALMKSLIEFAAYVDSIGVLAAERNEFAVAAMKEIGINLSTHKPKTFDDLEDGSADLIITLSPEAHERALEVTRHSATEVEFWDIPDPMLVGGNRDSRMEAFRDVRRLLTERIKARFPDLISKRA, encoded by the coding sequence ATGACCAGCCGCCCCAGCGCCATACTTTTCGCCTGTACCAGCAATGCCGTGCGCTCACCAATGGCCGAGGCGCTGATGAAATCTCTGATCGAGTTTGCCGCTTATGTCGATTCGATCGGTGTTCTTGCGGCCGAGCGCAACGAGTTTGCCGTGGCCGCGATGAAGGAAATCGGGATCAATCTTTCCACACACAAGCCCAAGACCTTCGATGATCTCGAGGATGGCTCGGCCGATCTGATCATCACCCTTTCGCCGGAGGCGCACGAACGGGCGCTGGAGGTGACGCGCCATTCCGCGACGGAGGTCGAGTTCTGGGATATCCCCGATCCCATGCTGGTGGGGGGAAACCGCGATTCGCGCATGGAGGCGTTCCGCGACGTGCGTCGCCTGCTGACGGAAAGGATCAAGGCGCGATTTCCCGATTTGATCTCAAAACGGGCCTAA
- the hisG gene encoding ATP phosphoribosyltransferase — MPDNANSTDKLVLALPKGRILSEVMPVVRRAGIEPEPAFDDPESRLLRFATNLDKLEIIRVRSFDVATFVAFGAAQLGVAGSDVLMEFDYSDLYAPLDLGVGRCRLAVAEPAEMVAGDDPALWSHVRVATKYPEITRRHFAARGVQAECIKLNGAMELAPSLGLCQRIVDLVSTGNTLKANNLIEIEHIADVSSRLIVNRTALKTRPDVGEWINKFSEAINGA; from the coding sequence GTGCCGGACAACGCAAATTCGACCGACAAGCTTGTGCTGGCCCTGCCCAAGGGCCGCATTCTGAGCGAGGTCATGCCCGTGGTGCGCCGGGCCGGGATCGAGCCCGAGCCCGCCTTCGACGATCCCGAGAGCCGGCTGCTCAGATTTGCGACCAATCTGGACAAGCTGGAGATCATCCGGGTGCGCAGCTTCGACGTCGCCACTTTCGTTGCCTTCGGCGCCGCCCAACTCGGCGTGGCCGGCAGTGATGTCCTGATGGAATTCGACTATTCCGATCTGTATGCGCCCCTAGATCTGGGGGTCGGGCGCTGCCGGCTGGCGGTGGCCGAGCCGGCCGAGATGGTGGCCGGCGACGACCCGGCGCTCTGGAGCCACGTTCGGGTCGCGACCAAGTATCCCGAGATCACCCGGCGCCATTTCGCCGCGCGTGGCGTACAGGCCGAATGCATCAAGCTGAACGGCGCGATGGAACTCGCCCCCAGCCTCGGGCTTTGCCAGCGGATCGTCGATCTCGTCTCCACCGGCAATACCCTCAAGGCCAATAATCTGATTGAGATCGAGCATATCGCGGACGTCTCCTCCCGGCTTATTGTCAATCGCACCGCCCTCAAGACCCGCCCGGATGTGGGCGAGTGGATAAATAAATTCAGCGAGGCTATCAATGGCGCATAG